A DNA window from Turicibacter sp. TJ11 contains the following coding sequences:
- a CDS encoding SulP family inorganic anion transporter, with protein MKEFKREWLGNIKGDVLAGIVVFMALIPEVMGFMIVAGVDPMVGVYATFCITLITAIFGGRPGLVSAAAGAMALVLASLVRDYGIEYMFAATILTGILQVIFGYFKIGNLLKFIPKPVMHGFVNSLGIMMFISQLEHFRGNSILFVLGAIGIMIIYLFPKLTKKIPSPIVAITCITTIVLVFNIDIKTLGDMGRMTSELPELIIPSVPFNLETLSIIFPYAVSLSIVGIVESLLTAQLIDEMTNTPSDKNRETIAQGLANIVSGFFGGIAGCGMIGQSMLNLSYGGRGRLASAVAGTLMLSSMILFSDFMVKVPVVSLAAVMVVVSLTTINWQSFKRMKCVPLSDNLVMITTVIIVVSTHNLAYGVVAGTLLSVIFFGIKSSKVHVDKIDHNGIVYMITGQLSFASSSDFIQSFDYQEKVEEVTIDFTHVRLWDESAVDAVDKVVIRLHKNGIKTHLIGLSPACEALLEKCAIHNKPGGLEVISGH; from the coding sequence ATGAAAGAATTCAAACGAGAGTGGTTAGGAAATATAAAAGGTGATGTATTAGCAGGAATTGTTGTGTTTATGGCGCTCATTCCTGAAGTAATGGGGTTTATGATTGTTGCAGGAGTCGATCCTATGGTTGGGGTTTATGCGACATTTTGTATTACACTGATTACAGCTATTTTTGGTGGACGTCCAGGTCTCGTATCAGCAGCAGCGGGGGCAATGGCATTAGTCCTGGCAAGTTTAGTTCGTGATTATGGAATCGAGTATATGTTTGCAGCAACGATTTTAACTGGAATTTTACAAGTAATCTTCGGATACTTCAAGATTGGGAACTTATTAAAGTTTATTCCAAAACCAGTCATGCATGGATTTGTTAATTCTCTTGGAATTATGATGTTTATTTCTCAATTAGAACATTTCCGAGGAAATTCGATCTTATTCGTTTTAGGTGCCATTGGAATTATGATTATTTATCTATTTCCAAAACTAACGAAAAAAATTCCATCACCAATTGTTGCTATCACGTGCATTACAACGATTGTTTTAGTTTTTAATATAGATATTAAAACATTAGGTGATATGGGACGTATGACGAGTGAATTACCTGAATTAATAATTCCAAGCGTACCATTTAACTTAGAAACATTATCAATTATTTTCCCATATGCTGTTTCATTATCGATTGTAGGGATTGTTGAGTCACTTTTAACCGCTCAATTGATTGATGAGATGACCAATACACCAAGCGATAAAAACCGTGAAACAATTGCTCAAGGATTAGCCAATATAGTGTCTGGCTTTTTTGGTGGAATTGCGGGTTGTGGGATGATCGGACAATCAATGTTGAATTTAAGTTACGGTGGACGTGGCCGTTTAGCAAGTGCAGTCGCTGGAACGTTAATGCTTAGTTCTATGATTTTATTTAGTGACTTCATGGTCAAGGTACCCGTTGTTTCACTGGCAGCCGTCATGGTTGTTGTTTCTTTAACAACGATTAATTGGCAATCATTTAAGCGTATGAAATGTGTGCCACTGAGTGATAATCTTGTGATGATAACAACAGTAATCATCGTTGTATCGACACATAACTTGGCATACGGTGTAGTTGCAGGTACTTTATTAAGTGTTATCTTCTTTGGAATTAAAAGCTCTAAAGTTCATGTTGATAAAATAGATCATAATGGAATTGTTTATATGATTACGGGACAGTTATCATTTGCTTCATCTTCAGACTTTATTCAATCGTTTGATTATCAAGAAAAGGTGGAAGAAGTAACAATTGATTTTACGCATGTTCGTTTATGGGATGAATCTGCAGTGGACGCTGTTGATAAAGTTGTTATTCGTTTACATAAAAATGGAATTAAAACTCATTTGATAGGATTAAGCCCTGCATGTGAAGCGCTTCTTGAAAAATGTGCGATTCATAATAAACCGGGTGGCTTAGAAGTTATCTCAGGACATTAA
- a CDS encoding DEAD/DEAH box helicase has protein sequence MRDEGQIWVKTKVNPKQLYEHQLEALEVLKEMDKHSSFQSVLVIPTGGGKTLTACWWLLNGALNKGKKVLWLAHRQLLLEQAIQTFELNAYANVMKERLNFSYRVISGVHQSANRIKSTDDLLIVSKDSLVKQTKQLNRWLKQEKELYVIIDEAHHASAPTYQKILTYLKQKVSNLKLLGLTATPFRSDARQLSEVFPDDIAYKIDLTDLIKRGILALPHFEECQTDLVLDLNKKEKQRLELDDVIPPDIAITMAKHKVRNALIVKRYNYQKYGQTIIFAINRIHAVVLKTLFEKAGVKCGVIISQETDDVLEMKQFGLENEATIKAYQTGDIHVLINVNILTEGVDLPQTQSVFLTRPTTSMALMTQMVGRALRGSKAGGTEKAYIVSFIDDWQDKIAWINAQTLVNGKEATREEQGDKEIEKIYERISFAKLEEYIHLLDASVDTKQLESISFMKRVPLGMYAFTLIDRGIERSHQILIYDSTKRRYEHLISQLPKFFEYHQIQGEITSAKLLQKLTDICTRRCFLGTMIPGYDERDIKALLHYFSVHQEAPPFILFDDINRERVNLETVASYIIHENLTRSQQRDYINRLWSDPEELFSIYFHKKAFFIRQLNIELRKLIEGEKHENH, from the coding sequence ATGAGAGATGAAGGACAAATTTGGGTTAAAACGAAAGTGAATCCTAAACAATTATATGAGCATCAGTTAGAAGCTTTAGAGGTATTAAAGGAAATGGATAAACATTCATCATTTCAATCGGTATTAGTTATTCCAACTGGTGGTGGAAAAACATTGACGGCTTGTTGGTGGCTATTAAATGGTGCATTAAATAAAGGAAAAAAGGTTCTATGGTTAGCACATCGACAACTTCTACTTGAACAAGCTATCCAAACGTTTGAGTTAAACGCCTATGCTAATGTGATGAAGGAACGTCTAAACTTCAGTTATCGTGTCATTTCTGGAGTTCATCAATCCGCCAATAGGATTAAATCAACTGACGATTTATTAATTGTGAGTAAAGATAGCTTAGTTAAACAAACGAAGCAATTAAATCGTTGGTTAAAACAAGAAAAAGAATTATACGTCATTATTGATGAGGCTCATCATGCGAGTGCTCCCACTTATCAAAAAATTTTAACTTATCTAAAACAAAAAGTTTCTAATCTCAAGTTATTAGGTTTAACTGCAACTCCTTTTCGAAGTGATGCGCGACAGTTGAGTGAGGTTTTTCCAGATGATATCGCGTATAAAATTGATCTAACAGATTTAATTAAAAGAGGAATTTTAGCGCTACCTCATTTTGAGGAATGTCAAACTGATTTAGTCTTAGATTTAAATAAAAAAGAAAAGCAACGCTTAGAATTAGATGACGTCATTCCACCAGATATAGCTATTACTATGGCTAAGCACAAAGTGAGAAATGCGTTAATTGTAAAACGGTATAACTATCAAAAATATGGTCAGACGATTATTTTTGCGATTAATCGAATTCATGCGGTTGTCTTAAAAACATTATTTGAAAAAGCAGGCGTGAAATGTGGCGTTATTATTTCCCAGGAAACTGATGATGTCTTGGAAATGAAACAATTTGGTTTAGAAAATGAAGCAACCATCAAAGCTTATCAAACAGGTGATATTCATGTGCTAATCAATGTGAACATTTTAACAGAAGGGGTCGACTTACCACAAACTCAATCTGTTTTCTTAACAAGGCCGACGACGTCAATGGCTCTAATGACTCAAATGGTTGGTCGTGCGTTACGTGGAAGTAAAGCTGGTGGAACTGAGAAAGCATATATTGTAAGTTTTATTGATGATTGGCAAGATAAAATTGCCTGGATTAATGCTCAAACACTAGTGAATGGGAAAGAAGCAACGAGAGAAGAGCAAGGGGATAAAGAGATTGAAAAGATTTATGAACGTATTTCTTTTGCCAAATTAGAAGAATATATTCATCTTTTAGATGCCAGTGTTGACACGAAGCAATTAGAGTCTATTTCATTCATGAAACGTGTTCCACTAGGAATGTATGCTTTTACGTTGATTGATCGTGGAATTGAAAGAAGTCATCAGATTTTAATTTATGATAGTACGAAGCGTCGATACGAACATTTAATTTCACAACTACCTAAGTTTTTTGAGTATCATCAAATTCAAGGAGAAATTACCTCTGCTAAGTTATTGCAAAAACTCACTGATATATGTACGAGACGTTGTTTTTTAGGAACGATGATTCCAGGCTATGATGAGCGAGATATTAAAGCTTTGTTACACTATTTTAGTGTGCATCAAGAAGCGCCACCTTTTATTTTATTTGATGACATCAATCGAGAACGTGTCAATTTAGAAACAGTGGCTTCCTACATCATTCATGAAAATTTAACACGATCGCAACAAAGAGATTATATTAATCGATTGTGGTCTGATCCAGAAGAATTATTCTCGATTTATTTCCATAAAAAAGCATTCTTTATTCGCCAATTAAACATCGAACTAAGAAAATTAATAGAAGGTGAAAAACATGAAAATCATTAA
- a CDS encoding NUDIX hydrolase codes for MWKNKIESYVPKNEQEVQDQKVMLEYIKLFEDNILTRENDFAHFTCSGFILNETRDKVLMIYHNLYDSWGWTGGHADGEKDLLEVAIKEAKEETGIVHICPLTDEIISLDILPVWGHMKKGSYVSSHQHLNVSFLLIADESDVLRIKEDENSNVGWISVNEIEHYCQEPQMIPIYKKLLKRAEELRK; via the coding sequence ATGTGGAAAAATAAAATTGAATCATATGTTCCAAAAAATGAGCAGGAAGTACAGGATCAAAAAGTGATGCTTGAGTATATTAAGTTATTTGAAGATAACATTTTAACAAGAGAAAATGATTTTGCTCATTTTACTTGTTCAGGATTTATTTTAAATGAAACAAGAGATAAAGTTTTAATGATTTATCATAACCTTTATGATAGCTGGGGGTGGACTGGTGGACATGCTGATGGTGAAAAAGATTTATTAGAAGTCGCTATAAAAGAAGCAAAAGAAGAAACGGGTATTGTGCATATTTGTCCACTAACTGATGAAATCATATCTCTAGATATTTTACCTGTATGGGGTCATATGAAAAAGGGAAGCTATGTGAGTTCACATCAGCACTTAAATGTTTCATTTTTATTAATTGCAGATGAATCAGATGTGCTTCGTATTAAAGAAGATGAAAATAGTAACGTGGGCTGGATTTCGGTTAATGAAATAGAGCATTATTGTCAGGAACCACAAATGATCCCGATCTACAAGAAATTATTAAAACGTGCAGAAGAGTTACGAAAATAA
- a CDS encoding ABC transporter substrate-binding protein → MKKLAASCAVLFGLSAMVACSNGNEENQEQENKDLVTSIENPVEIEFWHAMSGPNEEAVNKLVEDFNGTVGQEKGITVKPVYQGAYNDLKSKVTAAIKAKNAPAISQAYPDWVAEYLQSGAVVELDNYIFDEEVGIKDFEDIAEAYRKENSQYEGNKFYSLPFNKSTEVLYYNKTFFEENNLTVPTTWEEMEQVSKQITELTGHPALGFDSAENTFITLVKQFGGEYTTSNGEVLFGETDAAVEMLEMIKRNTDAGYWRLPGEDKYMSGPFISGLVQMYVGSTSGASHVMNGIAEAENQFEWSAAPIPQQSEETKAVIQQGTNVVIMKQGETTDEQVYGAYEFAKFLGTYDANLYWTMNTGYLPIRQTVVDSEEYQNYIVESGDMTKEAGPAQSDYYFYDVVFTNDDFTSYNVRSQAGVAVENVVLNNMEPAQAIEEALKALGLN, encoded by the coding sequence GTGAAAAAATTAGCAGCATCATGCGCAGTATTATTTGGGTTATCAGCTATGGTAGCTTGTTCAAATGGAAATGAAGAAAACCAAGAACAAGAAAACAAAGATTTAGTTACTTCAATTGAAAATCCAGTTGAAATCGAATTCTGGCATGCAATGTCAGGACCAAACGAAGAAGCAGTTAATAAATTAGTTGAAGATTTCAATGGAACAGTTGGTCAAGAAAAAGGAATTACAGTTAAACCAGTTTATCAAGGGGCTTATAACGATTTAAAATCAAAAGTAACAGCAGCTATTAAAGCAAAAAATGCACCAGCTATTTCTCAAGCATATCCTGATTGGGTAGCAGAGTACTTACAGTCTGGAGCAGTTGTTGAATTAGATAATTATATTTTTGATGAAGAAGTAGGAATTAAAGACTTTGAAGATATTGCTGAAGCATATCGTAAAGAAAATAGCCAATATGAAGGAAATAAATTCTACTCTTTACCGTTTAACAAATCAACAGAAGTTTTATATTATAATAAAACATTCTTCGAAGAAAATAACTTAACAGTTCCAACAACTTGGGAAGAAATGGAACAAGTTTCTAAACAAATCACAGAATTAACAGGACATCCAGCACTTGGATTTGATTCAGCTGAAAATACATTCATTACATTAGTAAAACAATTTGGTGGAGAATATACAACATCAAATGGTGAAGTATTATTCGGTGAAACAGATGCAGCTGTTGAAATGTTAGAAATGATCAAACGTAATACAGATGCAGGTTACTGGCGTTTACCTGGTGAAGATAAATACATGTCAGGACCATTCATCAGTGGTTTAGTACAAATGTATGTAGGATCAACATCAGGAGCATCACATGTTATGAACGGAATTGCAGAAGCAGAAAATCAATTTGAATGGTCGGCTGCACCAATTCCACAACAAAGTGAAGAGACTAAAGCAGTTATCCAACAAGGAACAAACGTTGTTATCATGAAACAAGGTGAAACAACAGATGAACAAGTATATGGAGCTTATGAATTCGCTAAGTTTTTAGGAACTTATGATGCTAACCTTTACTGGACAATGAATACAGGATACTTACCAATCCGTCAAACAGTTGTAGATTCAGAAGAATATCAAAACTACATCGTTGAATCTGGAGACATGACAAAAGAAGCAGGTCCTGCTCAATCAGACTACTACTTCTATGATGTTGTCTTTACAAATGATGATTTCACATCATATAATGTACGTTCACAAGCTGGTGTAGCAGTTGAAAATGTTGTATTAAATAACATGGAACCAGCTCAAGCGATTGAAGAAGCTTTAAAAGCATTAGGTTTAAACTAA
- a CDS encoding PHP domain-containing protein gives MLVDLHMHSYYSDGSFSPREVVELAKEKGLGFISITDHNTIEAHEEFELACQELGMNYVLGVELDCVFNNRSIHLLAYDFKVNDEFAAIIKKSRQQLDQMGVDLIKLMEKDYDHLSSQDYEAYSYDRRLGGFKGIHYLHDRGLTETLMDGLKIYRDYHIFYKDYDFPTVEEAIKQIHQCGGKAILAHPGKYYRHHSMSEVGADFEQLVSIHIDGIECYYPIHSQELTEYCVKFCEEHDLMITVGCDCHGEMSKKESEYIMGCIKKDVSDLRLKF, from the coding sequence GTGTTAGTAGATTTACATATGCATTCTTATTATTCAGATGGTTCATTTTCCCCACGTGAGGTGGTAGAGTTAGCCAAGGAAAAAGGATTAGGATTTATTTCAATTACGGATCATAATACGATTGAAGCTCATGAAGAATTTGAGTTAGCTTGTCAAGAATTAGGAATGAACTACGTGTTAGGTGTAGAATTAGATTGTGTTTTTAACAATCGATCAATTCATTTATTAGCATACGATTTTAAAGTGAATGACGAATTTGCTGCTATTATTAAAAAATCACGTCAACAACTGGATCAAATGGGAGTTGATTTAATTAAACTGATGGAAAAAGATTATGATCATCTTTCATCGCAAGACTACGAAGCTTATAGTTATGATCGTCGTCTAGGTGGATTTAAAGGAATTCACTACTTACATGATCGAGGACTAACTGAGACGCTTATGGACGGCTTAAAGATTTATCGTGATTATCATATCTTTTATAAAGATTATGACTTTCCAACAGTAGAAGAAGCCATTAAACAAATTCATCAATGTGGTGGAAAAGCTATTTTAGCTCATCCTGGAAAGTATTATCGTCATCATTCAATGAGTGAAGTGGGTGCGGACTTTGAACAGTTAGTTTCAATTCATATTGATGGAATCGAGTGTTATTACCCTATTCATAGTCAAGAATTAACAGAGTACTGTGTTAAGTTTTGTGAAGAACATGATTTAATGATTACAGTCGGTTGTGATTGTCATGGGGAAATGAGTAAAAAAGAGAGTGAATACATCATGGGATGTATTAAAAAGGATGTAAGTGATCTTAGATTAAAATTCTAA
- a CDS encoding maltose ABC transporter substrate-binding protein produces MKKLLSMGLIASLSLAGLIGCGNEGGNDSSTTMPNSSEQGSQTSDSNGSSSGDKVEVKLWLDNDDYGAAMEEALEAALPNIDIIFENVGSVDALSKLELDGPAGLGADVFIIPHDNMSTGINGQMLLPLSSDMGADIEERFIDASVGTVKVDNTYYGMPLSTETVALFYNKTLLDENGFDVAKSFEEIKEQAAKYNDASSNKFLMRYEAGNSYTMHLFLTAGGFELYGPTHDDASQVNLNSQGVIDGLTFYESMKEYLNVPYADLNWDSVEVEFAKGNVPYIITGPWSIQEVTTQDAGFEWGITTIPTINGVQPETFSGNIIACISAYTEHPQEAKQVLEFLGSEEGLKVMYDVKGSIPALKDATVIEGINEDPYVLGILEQAQFTQAMPVLPEMSSYWGAAETMYRSVWEGLSTPEEAAEKALTDYNAALELAQ; encoded by the coding sequence ATGAAAAAATTATTATCAATGGGTTTAATCGCTTCTTTATCGTTAGCAGGGCTAATCGGTTGTGGCAATGAGGGAGGAAATGACTCTTCAACAACGATGCCAAATTCATCAGAACAAGGGTCACAAACATCTGATTCTAATGGATCAAGTAGTGGGGATAAGGTAGAGGTTAAATTATGGTTAGATAATGATGATTATGGGGCTGCGATGGAAGAAGCACTTGAAGCTGCTTTACCAAACATTGATATCATCTTTGAAAATGTTGGATCAGTAGATGCTTTAAGTAAATTAGAACTTGATGGACCAGCAGGTCTTGGAGCAGATGTCTTTATTATTCCTCATGATAATATGAGTACAGGAATTAACGGACAAATGCTATTACCATTAAGTTCAGATATGGGAGCAGATATTGAAGAACGTTTCATTGATGCATCAGTTGGAACTGTAAAAGTAGATAATACTTATTATGGAATGCCGTTATCAACAGAAACAGTTGCTTTATTCTACAACAAAACATTGTTAGATGAAAACGGATTTGATGTAGCCAAATCATTTGAAGAAATTAAAGAACAAGCTGCTAAATATAATGATGCTTCATCAAATAAATTCTTAATGCGTTATGAAGCAGGAAATTCATATACCATGCATTTATTCTTAACTGCAGGTGGATTTGAATTATATGGCCCAACTCATGATGACGCTTCACAAGTTAACTTAAATTCACAAGGTGTTATCGACGGTTTAACATTTTATGAATCAATGAAAGAATATTTAAATGTTCCATATGCAGATTTAAACTGGGATTCAGTTGAAGTTGAGTTTGCTAAAGGAAATGTGCCTTATATTATCACTGGTCCATGGTCAATTCAAGAGGTAACAACACAAGATGCAGGATTTGAATGGGGAATTACAACAATTCCAACCATTAATGGGGTTCAACCTGAAACATTCTCAGGAAATATTATTGCATGTATTAGCGCCTACACAGAGCATCCACAAGAAGCTAAACAAGTATTAGAATTTTTAGGATCTGAAGAAGGATTAAAAGTAATGTATGATGTTAAAGGATCAATTCCGGCATTAAAAGATGCAACAGTTATTGAGGGAATTAATGAAGATCCTTATGTATTAGGTATTTTAGAACAAGCACAATTCACACAAGCAATGCCAGTTTTACCTGAAATGTCTAGCTACTGGGGAGCAGCTGAAACAATGTATCGTTCAGTATGGGAAGGATTATCAACTCCAGAAGAAGCTGCTGAAAAAGCATTAACAGATTATAATGCAGCGTTAGAATTAGCGCAATAA
- a CDS encoding C-GCAxxG-C-C family protein gives MEKRIKRAINNHQKGYNCSQAVLCAYHDLIGLEERQAFKIAEGFGSGMGGLRHTCGAVTAMFMVASYFSSDGDTIQNDSRKSCYQSIHDLAKTFEVKNSSLMCDQLLNCKHHQRYEKLCTSYVEDAVILLEEWRSKKA, from the coding sequence ATGGAAAAGCGAATTAAACGAGCCATTAATAATCATCAAAAGGGTTATAACTGCTCTCAAGCGGTATTGTGTGCGTATCATGATTTAATCGGACTAGAGGAAAGACAAGCTTTCAAAATAGCAGAGGGGTTTGGAAGTGGTATGGGGGGCTTACGTCATACTTGTGGTGCTGTGACTGCTATGTTTATGGTAGCTAGTTATTTTTCATCAGACGGTGATACGATACAAAATGATTCAAGAAAGTCATGCTATCAAAGTATTCATGATTTGGCAAAAACATTTGAAGTAAAAAACAGTTCTCTTATGTGTGATCAATTGTTAAATTGTAAACACCATCAACGTTATGAAAAGCTGTGTACTTCATATGTCGAAGATGCAGTTATCTTATTAGAAGAGTGGCGAAGTAAAAAAGCGTAG
- a CDS encoding dicarboxylate/amino acid:cation symporter gives MTKKQNNNRLAIHMVIALIGGLVTGSLFLLLRENLLTSGNTDLWATINKILFQDISAEGAQDAIGIFYILGQLFLNSMQLVIVPMVFTSIALAMCRISDTKTLGRLSYKTIGGFLGTSFFALILAGIVGLFANKMGLFNVNINNITAQTGSTGSNPLLIFVNAIPNNITSVFSTNGSILSIVFLAVVTGLSINHLGKEILVLKKLLEDINKIITVFLTFLITKFGPFAIFILLTRTFAIYGVEHLKPALAYVITVVITLLVFLIFGYALFIFVTTRLNPMPFVKKIGKVAMFGFSTSSSAATLPLNTKTTVDELGVNNEIASFILPLGMTINMNGTAIMQVIAAIFIASSAGYDVTFGSISLIAILALIASIGTPAAPGAGAVILFTVLSGMGYQNDAAVLAYSLILAINRPVEMLVTALNVVGDSATAVVVAKSENCLDEQVYFQETK, from the coding sequence ATGACTAAAAAACAAAATAACAATCGTTTAGCCATTCATATGGTAATTGCACTTATTGGTGGTTTAGTAACAGGATCATTATTCTTACTATTACGTGAAAATTTATTAACGTCAGGGAATACGGATCTTTGGGCAACGATCAATAAAATCTTATTTCAAGATATCAGTGCCGAAGGAGCTCAAGATGCAATAGGAATCTTTTATATCTTAGGACAATTATTCTTAAACTCAATGCAGTTAGTTATTGTTCCAATGGTATTTACTTCAATCGCTTTAGCGATGTGTCGTATCTCTGATACTAAAACATTAGGACGATTATCATATAAAACAATTGGTGGATTTTTAGGAACATCATTTTTCGCTTTAATTCTAGCTGGAATCGTTGGGTTATTTGCTAATAAAATGGGATTATTCAATGTTAATATTAATAACATTACAGCACAAACGGGTTCAACAGGTTCAAATCCATTATTAATCTTTGTCAATGCGATCCCTAATAACATTACATCTGTTTTTTCAACAAATGGAAGTATCTTATCTATTGTCTTTTTAGCCGTTGTTACAGGACTATCAATTAACCATTTAGGAAAAGAAATTTTAGTTTTAAAAAAGCTACTAGAAGATATTAATAAAATTATCACTGTCTTTTTAACATTCTTAATTACTAAATTCGGACCATTCGCTATTTTTATTTTATTAACTCGTACATTTGCTATCTATGGTGTTGAACATTTAAAACCTGCGTTAGCTTATGTAATTACTGTCGTTATCACGTTATTAGTATTCTTAATCTTTGGATATGCCTTATTTATTTTTGTAACAACACGTTTAAATCCAATGCCGTTTGTTAAGAAAATTGGAAAAGTTGCCATGTTTGGATTCTCAACGTCTTCTTCCGCAGCAACATTACCGTTAAATACTAAAACAACTGTTGATGAGCTAGGGGTTAATAATGAGATTGCCTCATTTATTTTACCTCTTGGTATGACGATCAATATGAACGGAACAGCTATTATGCAAGTGATTGCCGCTATTTTCATTGCCTCAAGTGCCGGATATGACGTCACATTTGGAAGTATTTCATTAATTGCTATTTTAGCTTTAATTGCTTCAATCGGAACGCCAGCTGCACCTGGTGCTGGAGCTGTCATCTTATTTACTGTGTTATCTGGTATGGGGTATCAAAATGATGCAGCCGTTCTTGCATACTCGTTAATTTTAGCTATTAACCGTCCAGTTGAAATGTTAGTCACAGCATTAAACGTAGTTGGAGACTCTGCAACAGCTGTTGTTGTAGCTAAATCAGAAAATTGCTTAGATGAACAAGTTTATTTCCAAGAAACAAAATAA
- a CDS encoding dicarboxylate/amino acid:cation symporter: MRAKNHTKKTHHLAIKMTAALVMGLIAGIGFLFLREKLLLSNQEGIWNMIYQLLFEDISTEAGSDAFGLFYIIGQLFLNAMQLIIIPMVFTSIALAMCRISDTKKLGRIAYKTVLGFLFTSIAALICAGLVGLIANHLGWFTSTAIGDVTTQSGSTGTNPLLIILNAVPNNITSVLSSNGNVLAVVFLAVVTGLCFNHLGDQIKVFKRLLEEVNQMVTVFLTFLITKFGPLAVFVLITRTFAIYGIEHLKPALAYMGTVFLVSLPFLIFGYSIYIFLFTRLNPIYFIKKMGKVALFAFSMNSSASTLPLNQQTVTKELGVSDELTSFILPLGMTINMNGTAIYQIIATIFIASSAGYEVTLGSILMISVLALISSVGTPAAPGSGTVILFTILTAMGYSNEMTILTYSLILAINRPIEMVTTSLNVVGDAATAVVVAKSEGCLDESIYYTESEKLSIN, translated from the coding sequence ATGAGAGCAAAGAATCATACTAAAAAAACTCATCATTTAGCCATCAAAATGACAGCTGCCTTAGTCATGGGATTAATTGCTGGTATTGGATTTTTGTTTTTAAGAGAAAAGCTACTTTTATCTAACCAAGAAGGCATTTGGAATATGATTTATCAACTGTTATTTGAAGATATTAGTACAGAAGCAGGAAGTGATGCGTTCGGTTTATTTTATATCATTGGTCAACTCTTTTTGAATGCGATGCAACTGATTATTATTCCAATGGTTTTTACTTCGATTGCATTAGCGATGTGCCGAATTTCTGATACAAAAAAACTAGGACGTATTGCCTATAAAACCGTTTTAGGATTTTTATTTACTTCAATTGCTGCTTTGATTTGCGCTGGTTTAGTTGGATTAATAGCTAATCATCTTGGTTGGTTCACATCAACAGCTATTGGTGATGTGACAACTCAATCTGGAAGTACTGGAACTAACCCCCTACTGATCATCTTAAACGCTGTTCCAAATAATATTACTTCTGTTTTATCAAGTAATGGGAATGTTTTAGCAGTTGTCTTTTTAGCCGTTGTGACGGGACTATGCTTTAATCATTTAGGAGATCAAATTAAAGTTTTTAAAAGGTTATTAGAAGAAGTTAATCAAATGGTCACTGTCTTTTTAACTTTTTTAATTACTAAGTTTGGTCCATTAGCTGTTTTTGTGCTTATTACACGTACCTTTGCTATTTATGGTATTGAGCATTTAAAACCTGCTTTAGCCTATATGGGGACTGTCTTTTTAGTAAGCCTCCCATTTTTAATCTTTGGTTATTCTATTTATATCTTTTTATTTACTCGTTTAAATCCTATTTATTTCATTAAAAAGATGGGAAAGGTTGCTTTATTTGCTTTCTCAATGAATTCATCGGCATCTACCTTACCGTTAAATCAACAAACGGTGACAAAAGAACTTGGGGTATCAGATGAATTAACGTCATTTATCCTACCTTTAGGTATGACGATTAATATGAATGGTACAGCTATTTATCAGATCATTGCCACTATCTTCATTGCTTCAAGTGCAGGGTATGAAGTAACATTAGGAAGTATTCTTATGATTTCAGTGTTGGCCTTAATTTCATCCGTCGGAACTCCTGCCGCTCCTGGTTCAGGAACGGTCATCTTATTTACTATTTTAACAGCAATGGGTTACTCGAATGAAATGACAATTCTAACGTATTCCTTAATTTTAGCGATTAATCGCCCAATCGAAATGGTGACTACCTCACTTAATGTAGTGGGTGATGCCGCAACAGCCGTAGTCGTTGCTAAATCAGAAGGATGCTTAGACGAATCAATCTACTACACTGAATCTGAAAAACTATCTATTAATTAA